In Sander vitreus isolate 19-12246 chromosome 12, sanVit1, whole genome shotgun sequence, the following proteins share a genomic window:
- the klhl14 gene encoding kelch-like protein 14, giving the protein MSRSGDRTSTFDPTHSDTLLHGLNLLWRKQLFCDVTLTAQGQQFHCHKAVLASCSQYFRSLFSSHNVINNEGSKGDQGSSGTPSSSPDDKLVTPSARPINNLVLQGCSSIGLRLVLEYLYTANVTLSLDTVEEVLSVSKILNIPQITKLSVQFLNDQISVQNYKQICKIAALHGLDETKKLANKYLVEDVLLLNFEEMCAMLDALPPPVESELALFQMSVLWLEHDRETRMHYAPDLMKRLRFALIPAPELVERVQSVDFMRSDPVCQKLLLDAMNYHLMPFRQHCRQTTASRIRSNKRMLLLVGGLPPGPDRLPSNLVQYYDDEKKTWKILTIMPYNSAHHCVVEVENFLLLLGGEDQWNPNGKHSTHFVSRYDPRFNSWIQLPPMQERRASFFACRLDKHLYVIGGRNESGYLSSVESYNLETNEWNYVSSLPQPLAAHAGAVHNGKIYISGGVHNGEYVSWLYCYDPVMDVWARKQDMNTKRAIHALAGMNDRLYAIGGNHLKGFSHLDVMLVECYDPKADQWNILQTPILEGRSGPGCAVLDDSIFLVGGYSWSMGAYKSSTICYSPEKATWTELEGEVAEPLAGPACSTVILPACLPFNK; this is encoded by the exons ATGTCCAGATCGGGTGATAGAACATCCACCTTTGACCCGACACACAGTGACACCCTGCTGCACGGGCTCAATCTCTTATGGAGAAAACAGCTTTTCTGTGATGTGACTCTCACTGCCCAGGGACAGCAGTTCCACTGCCACAAAGCTGTGCTGGCATCCTGCTCCCAGTATTTCAGATCCCTCTTCTCTTCCCACAATGTTATCAACAATGAGGGCAGCAAAGGGGACCAGGGCAGCAGTGGGACCCCCTCATCCTCACCTGATGACAAGCTGGTGACCCCTAGCGCCAGGCCCATCAATAATCTGGTACTCCAGGGCTGCTCCTCCATTGGACTACGATTAGTGCTGGAGTACCTGTACACTGCCAATGTGACTCTTTCCCTGGACACAGTGGAAGAGGTGCTGTCAGTAAGCAAGATCCTCAACATCCCCCAGATTACCAAGCTCAGTGTGCAGTTCCTCAACGACCAGATCTCTGTGCAGAACTACAAGCAGATCTGCAAGATTGCTGCACTCCATGGACTGGATGAGACCAAGAAGCTGGCCAACAAGTACCTGGTGGAGGATGTGCTGCTGCTGAACTTTGAGGAGATGTGTGCCATGCTAGATGCTCTGCCACCCCCAGTGGAGTCAGAGCTGGCTCTATTCCAGATGTCAGTCCTCTGGCTGGAGCATGACCGCGAGACTCGCATGCACTATGCGCCGGACCTTATGAAGAGGCTGCGCTTCGCCCTCATTCCTGCTCCAGAGCTGGTGGAGAGGGTGCAGTCTGTTGACTTCATGAGGAGTGACCCTGTGTGCCAGAAACTACTCCTGGATGCCATGAATTACCACCTGATGCCCTTCAGGCAGCACTGCAGGCAGACCACGGCCAGCAG AATCCGTTCCAATAAGAGAATGCTGTTACTGGTGGGTGGTTTGCCTCCTGGACCTGATCGCCTCCCCAGCAATTTGGTCCAGTACTATGACGACGAGAAAAAGACATGGAAGATCCTCACAA TAATGCCTTACAACAGCGCCCATCACTGCGTGGTGGAGGTGGAGaacttcctgctgctgctgggcggAGAGGACCAGTGGAACCCCAATG GAAAGCACAGCACTCATTTTGTCAGCCGCTATGATCCCAGATTCAACAGTTGGATACAGTTGCCTCCTATGCAGGAGAG GAGAGCCAGTTTCTTTGCCTGCCGCCTGGATAAGCACCTGTACGTGATTGGTGGTAGGAACGAGAGTGGCTACCTCTCCAGCGTGGAGTCCTACAACCTGGAGACTAACGAGTGGAACTACGTTTCGTCTCTGCCGCAGCCTCTGGCTGCCCATGCAGGAGCCGTGCACAACGGCAAGATCTACATATCAG GAGGGGTGCACAATGGGGAGTATGTGTCCTGGCTCTACTGTTATGACCCTGTAATGGATGTGTGGGCGAGGAAACAGGATATGAACACAAAGCGTGCCATTCATGCCCTGGCTGGAATGAACGACCGCCTATATGCTATTGGTGGAAACCATTTGAAAG GTTTCTCCCATCTAGACGTAATGTTGGTGGAGTGTTACGACCCGAAAGCTGACCAGTGGAACATCCTGCAGACACCCATCCTGGAGGGCCGCAGCGGCCCGGGCTGTGCTGTGCTGGATGACAGCATCTTCCTCGTGGGCGGCTACAGCTGGAGCATG ggGGCCTATAAGTCTTCTACCATCTGCTACAGCCCAGAGAAAGCAACATGGACAGAGTTGGAAGGAGAGGTGGCAGAGCCCTTAGCTGGCCCAGCCTGTTCCACTGTCAtactgcctgcctgccttcccTTTAACAAATGA